Proteins encoded in a region of the Patagioenas fasciata isolate bPatFas1 chromosome 21, bPatFas1.hap1, whole genome shotgun sequence genome:
- the SNRPE gene encoding small nuclear ribonucleoprotein E isoform X2 codes for MAYRGQGQKVQKRSRIQVWLYEQVNMRIEGCIIGFDEYMNLVLDDAEEIHSKTKSRKQLGRIMLKGDNITLLQSVSN; via the exons ATGGCGTACCGCGGGCAGGGCCAGAAGGTGCAGAAG AGGTCCAGGATCCAGGTGTGGCTTTACGAGCAGGTGAACATGCGGATAGAAGGCTGCATCATT GGCTTCGATGAATACATGAACTTGGTGCTGGATGACGCAGAGGAGATTCACTCCAAAACAAAATCGAGGAAGCAGCTGG GTCGGATCATGTTAAAGGGGGACAATATCACTCTTCTGCAAAGCGTTTCTAACTAG
- the ZC3H11A gene encoding zinc finger CCCH domain-containing protein 11A isoform X3: MSNQGDDCYFYFYSTCNKGDSCSFRHCEAALGNETVCTLWQEGRCFRNICRFRHMEIDKKRSEIPCYWENQPVGCQKSNCAFHHTKGRYVDGLFLPPSKTALPSPPESAEDDVKMAQLSLQQNKLSVQSNPSPQLRGVMKVENSENVPSPTHPPVVINAADDDEDDDDQLSEEGDETKTPVQQPATEAHNGLRIISTRKSNSNTKQDDNLNFGIKTLEEIKLKKLKEKTKKQGGPSGDAVHPLQSRTIPVPEKENVRTVVRTVTLSTKQGEEPVIQLNLAERLGKRKPSTAVKNVLPLKRNLAERLGKKIEILENADKAPKRVQVPKSLKERLGLPSEQPSTETEKAAKPTGEIHVKTLEEIRLERANQRRGEPQAKPQTEGRCKTEDPPSGTRPSPAVRIKAFSGAPAERKHKRLEEEKQKPEEVPAKIKVESEPKRQSALVPSAPSKAQLAEPAGKAKAAGEVRIKTLEEIKQEKALRMQQSGENVPAPPAQPEPAPKGRRLLRITKLTAPGREEKKVVELNKPPKAVSAPAEPSDQSATNSKVQVKSLEEIMREKRQLKQHQEEKVPKEATTVPSPVEKATKGQTPASGSPEASAVSGAAFPPAKRALVRSPDDGVESPGKDAAGSPGKQAAQLLERKVKTKPKVSLKPSDGKAASPTKQALKRKAAESHRSAVAAVKPLSAAGGDAKEPAAKKAAVAVVPALPENSLVPTPGREKPKTSPEAQLGSPAAPAPPSEVSGSSSSPAAVKTRRLSSTGAGKAPLSVEDDFEKLIWEISGGKLEAEIDLDPGKDEDDLLLELSEMIDS; the protein is encoded by the exons GGAGACAGCTGCTCGTTCCGCCACTGTGAAGCCGCTCTGGGGAATGAGACCGTTTGCACCCTCTGGCAGGAGGGTCGCTGCTTCAGGAACATCTGCAGGTTCAGACACATGGAAATCGAT AAGAAGCGCAGTGAGATTCCGTGTTACTGGGAGAATCAGCCGGTGGGCTGCCAGAAATCCAACTGTGCTTTTCATCACACAAAGGGACGTTACGTTGACGGACTCTTCTTACCGCCAAGCAAAA ctgcgCTTCCCAGCCCACCCGAGTCTGCCGAAGACGACGTGAAAATGGCTCAGCTGTCACTGCAGCAGAACAAACTGTCGGTCCAGTCAAACCCCTCCCCGCAGCTCAGGGGGGTGATGAAAGTGGAGAACTCTGAAAACGTCCCGAGTCCCACACATCCTCCGGTTGTGATCAACGCCgcagatgatgatgaagatgatgatg ACCAGCTTTCTGAAGAAGGAGATGAAACTAAAACACCAGTCCAGCAACCAGCGACAGAAGCCCATAATGGATTGCGGATAATTTCCACTAGGAAATCCAACTCGAATACAAAACAAG aTGACAATTTAAATTTTGGAATAAAAACACTCGAAGAAATAAAATTGAAgaaactaaaggaaaaaacaaaaaaacaaggtg GTCCTTCAGGAGATGCTGTTCATCCTCTCCAATCTCGGACTATTCCTGTGCCAGAAAAGGAAAACGTGCGCACGGTGGTGAGGACTGTGACTCTCTCTACCAAACAAG gGGAGGAGCCGGTGATCCAGCTGAATCTGGCCGAGAGACTGGGGAAGCGGAAACCGTCCACAG CTGTTAAAAACGTCCTTCCGCTGAAGCGCAACCTTGCTGAGAGGCTGGGGAAGAAGATAGAGATCCTGGAGAACGCCGACAAGGCACCCAAGCGAG TCCAAGTCCCCAAGTCTCTGAAGGAAAGGCTGGGATTGCCCTCTGAACAGCCCAGTACAGAGACAG AGAAGGCTGCTAAGCCAACAGGGGAGATCCATGTGAAAACGCTGGAGGAAATTCGGCTTGAGAGAGCTAATCAGAGACGAGGAGAGCCCCAAGCAAAACCCCAGACCGAGGGACGCTGTAAAACAGAAGATCCCCCCTCGGGGACAAGACCTTCCCCTGCAGTTCGCATCAAAGCCTTCTCAGGAGCCCCAGCTGAAAGGAAGCACAAGCGATTGGAAGAGGAGAAGCAAAAACCAGAAGAGGTTCCTGCCAAGATTAAAGTGGAGAGCGAGCCCAAGAGGCAGAGCGCGCTCGTTCCATCTGCGCCCAGCAAAGCGCAGCTGGCAGAGCCGGCCGGTAAAGCCAAGGCAGCAGGGGAGGTGCGAATTAAAACCTTGGAGGAGATCAAGCAGGAGAAAGCTCTGCGGATGCAGCAGAGCGGGGAAAATGTCCCAGCTCCACCAGCGCAGCCCGAGCCTGCCCCGAAGGGGAGGAGGTTGTTACGGATCACAAAGCTCACAG cacctggaagagaagaaaagaaggtgGTGGAGTTGAACAAGCCTCCCAAAGCCGTGTCTGCGCCTGCAGAG CCCTCTGATCAGAGTGCAACTAATTCCAAAGTTCAAGTGAAGAGCCTTGAAGAGATAATGAGGGAGAAACGGCAGCTGAAGCAGCACCAAGAGGAGAAGGTGCCGAAGGAGGCGACCACTGTGCCGTCTCCTGTGGAAAAGGCGACCAAGGGTCAAACTCCAGCATCAGGGAGTCCTGAAGCCAGCGCGGTTTCAGGGGCAGCTTTTCCGCCCGCAAAGAGAGCGTTGGTGAGATCTCCAGACGATGGGGTCGAAAGCCCAGGCAAGGATGCTGCTGGGTCCCCAGGGAAACAGGCAGCGCAGCTTCTGGAGCGCAAAGTGAAAA CCAAACCCAAGGTGAGCCTGAAGCCTTCGGACGGGAAAGCCGCCTCCCCCACCAAACAGGCCCTGAAACGGAAGGCAGCTGAGAGCCATCGCTCGGCCGTGGCCGCTGTGAAACCCCTGAGTGCTGCTGGCGGGGACGCCAAGGAGCCGGCAGCCAAAAAGGCAGCTGTG GCCGTCGTTCCTGCCTTGCCAGAGAACAGCCTGGTCCCCACGCCCGGGAGAGAGAAACCCAAAACCAG TCCTGAAGCGCAGCTGGGGAGCCCGGCGGCCCCCGCGCCGCCCTCGGAGGTCTCCGGCTCCAGCTCCTCGCCCGCGGCGGTGAAGACGCGCCGGCTGAGCTCCACGGGCGCGGGGAAGGCGCCCCTGTCCGTGGAGGACGACTTTGAGAAGCTGATTTGGGAAATCTCAGGAGGCAAACTGGAAGCAGAAATTGATCTGGACCCGGGAAAGGACGAGGACGATCTCCTTCTGGAACTTTCCGAAATGATCGACAGCTGA
- the SNRPE gene encoding small nuclear ribonucleoprotein E isoform X1: protein MAYRGQGQKVQKVMVQPINLIFRYLQNRSRIQVWLYEQVNMRIEGCIIGFDEYMNLVLDDAEEIHSKTKSRKQLGRIMLKGDNITLLQSVSN, encoded by the exons ATGGCGTACCGCGGGCAGGGCCAGAAGGTGCAGAAGGTGATGGTGCAGCCCATC AACCTGATCTTCCGCTACCTGCAGAAC AGGTCCAGGATCCAGGTGTGGCTTTACGAGCAGGTGAACATGCGGATAGAAGGCTGCATCATT GGCTTCGATGAATACATGAACTTGGTGCTGGATGACGCAGAGGAGATTCACTCCAAAACAAAATCGAGGAAGCAGCTGG GTCGGATCATGTTAAAGGGGGACAATATCACTCTTCTGCAAAGCGTTTCTAACTAG
- the ZC3H11A gene encoding zinc finger CCCH domain-containing protein 11A isoform X2: MSNQGDDCYFYFYSTCNKGDSCSFRHCEAALGNETVCTLWQEGRCFRNICRFRHMEIDKKRSEIPCYWENQPVGCQKSNCAFHHTKGRYVDGLFLPPSKTALPSPPESAEDDVKMAQLSLQQNKLSVQSNPSPQLRGVMKVENSENVPSPTHPPVVINAADDDEDDDDQLSEEGDETKTPVQQPATEAHNGLRIISTRKSNSNTKQDDNLNFGIKTLEEIKLKKLKEKTKKQEGPSGDAVHPLQSRTIPVPEKENVRTVVRTVTLSTKQGEEPVIQLNLAERLGKRKPSTAVKNVLPLKRNLAERLGKKIEILENADKAPKRVQVPKSLKERLGLPSEQPSTETEKAAKPTGEIHVKTLEEIRLERANQRRGEPQAKPQTEGRCKTEDPPSGTRPSPAVRIKAFSGAPAERKHKRLEEEKQKPEEVPAKIKVESEPKRQSALVPSAPSKAQLAEPAGKAKAAGEVRIKTLEEIKQEKALRMQQSGENVPAPPAQPEPAPKGRRLLRITKLTAPGREEKKVVELNKPPKAVSAPAEPSDQSATNSKVQVKSLEEIMREKRQLKQHQEEKVPKEATTVPSPVEKATKGQTPASGSPEASAVSGAAFPPAKRALVRSPDDGVESPGKDAAGSPGKQAAQLLERKVKTKPKVSLKPSDGKAASPTKQALKRKAAESHRSAVAAVKPLSAAGGDAKEPAAKKAAVAVVPALPENSLVPTPGREKPKTSPEAQLGSPAAPAPPSEVSGSSSSPAAVKTRRLSSTGAGKAPLSVEDDFEKLIWEISGGKLEAEIDLDPGKDEDDLLLELSEMIDS, translated from the exons GGAGACAGCTGCTCGTTCCGCCACTGTGAAGCCGCTCTGGGGAATGAGACCGTTTGCACCCTCTGGCAGGAGGGTCGCTGCTTCAGGAACATCTGCAGGTTCAGACACATGGAAATCGAT AAGAAGCGCAGTGAGATTCCGTGTTACTGGGAGAATCAGCCGGTGGGCTGCCAGAAATCCAACTGTGCTTTTCATCACACAAAGGGACGTTACGTTGACGGACTCTTCTTACCGCCAAGCAAAA ctgcgCTTCCCAGCCCACCCGAGTCTGCCGAAGACGACGTGAAAATGGCTCAGCTGTCACTGCAGCAGAACAAACTGTCGGTCCAGTCAAACCCCTCCCCGCAGCTCAGGGGGGTGATGAAAGTGGAGAACTCTGAAAACGTCCCGAGTCCCACACATCCTCCGGTTGTGATCAACGCCgcagatgatgatgaagatgatgatg ACCAGCTTTCTGAAGAAGGAGATGAAACTAAAACACCAGTCCAGCAACCAGCGACAGAAGCCCATAATGGATTGCGGATAATTTCCACTAGGAAATCCAACTCGAATACAAAACAAG aTGACAATTTAAATTTTGGAATAAAAACACTCGAAGAAATAAAATTGAAgaaactaaaggaaaaaacaaaaaaacaag AAGGTCCTTCAGGAGATGCTGTTCATCCTCTCCAATCTCGGACTATTCCTGTGCCAGAAAAGGAAAACGTGCGCACGGTGGTGAGGACTGTGACTCTCTCTACCAAACAAG gGGAGGAGCCGGTGATCCAGCTGAATCTGGCCGAGAGACTGGGGAAGCGGAAACCGTCCACAG CTGTTAAAAACGTCCTTCCGCTGAAGCGCAACCTTGCTGAGAGGCTGGGGAAGAAGATAGAGATCCTGGAGAACGCCGACAAGGCACCCAAGCGAG TCCAAGTCCCCAAGTCTCTGAAGGAAAGGCTGGGATTGCCCTCTGAACAGCCCAGTACAGAGACAG AGAAGGCTGCTAAGCCAACAGGGGAGATCCATGTGAAAACGCTGGAGGAAATTCGGCTTGAGAGAGCTAATCAGAGACGAGGAGAGCCCCAAGCAAAACCCCAGACCGAGGGACGCTGTAAAACAGAAGATCCCCCCTCGGGGACAAGACCTTCCCCTGCAGTTCGCATCAAAGCCTTCTCAGGAGCCCCAGCTGAAAGGAAGCACAAGCGATTGGAAGAGGAGAAGCAAAAACCAGAAGAGGTTCCTGCCAAGATTAAAGTGGAGAGCGAGCCCAAGAGGCAGAGCGCGCTCGTTCCATCTGCGCCCAGCAAAGCGCAGCTGGCAGAGCCGGCCGGTAAAGCCAAGGCAGCAGGGGAGGTGCGAATTAAAACCTTGGAGGAGATCAAGCAGGAGAAAGCTCTGCGGATGCAGCAGAGCGGGGAAAATGTCCCAGCTCCACCAGCGCAGCCCGAGCCTGCCCCGAAGGGGAGGAGGTTGTTACGGATCACAAAGCTCACAG cacctggaagagaagaaaagaaggtgGTGGAGTTGAACAAGCCTCCCAAAGCCGTGTCTGCGCCTGCAGAG CCCTCTGATCAGAGTGCAACTAATTCCAAAGTTCAAGTGAAGAGCCTTGAAGAGATAATGAGGGAGAAACGGCAGCTGAAGCAGCACCAAGAGGAGAAGGTGCCGAAGGAGGCGACCACTGTGCCGTCTCCTGTGGAAAAGGCGACCAAGGGTCAAACTCCAGCATCAGGGAGTCCTGAAGCCAGCGCGGTTTCAGGGGCAGCTTTTCCGCCCGCAAAGAGAGCGTTGGTGAGATCTCCAGACGATGGGGTCGAAAGCCCAGGCAAGGATGCTGCTGGGTCCCCAGGGAAACAGGCAGCGCAGCTTCTGGAGCGCAAAGTGAAAA CCAAACCCAAGGTGAGCCTGAAGCCTTCGGACGGGAAAGCCGCCTCCCCCACCAAACAGGCCCTGAAACGGAAGGCAGCTGAGAGCCATCGCTCGGCCGTGGCCGCTGTGAAACCCCTGAGTGCTGCTGGCGGGGACGCCAAGGAGCCGGCAGCCAAAAAGGCAGCTGTG GCCGTCGTTCCTGCCTTGCCAGAGAACAGCCTGGTCCCCACGCCCGGGAGAGAGAAACCCAAAACCAG TCCTGAAGCGCAGCTGGGGAGCCCGGCGGCCCCCGCGCCGCCCTCGGAGGTCTCCGGCTCCAGCTCCTCGCCCGCGGCGGTGAAGACGCGCCGGCTGAGCTCCACGGGCGCGGGGAAGGCGCCCCTGTCCGTGGAGGACGACTTTGAGAAGCTGATTTGGGAAATCTCAGGAGGCAAACTGGAAGCAGAAATTGATCTGGACCCGGGAAAGGACGAGGACGATCTCCTTCTGGAACTTTCCGAAATGATCGACAGCTGA
- the ZC3H11A gene encoding zinc finger CCCH domain-containing protein 11A isoform X1: MSNQGDDCYFYFYSTCNKGDSCSFRHCEAALGNETVCTLWQEGRCFRNICRFRHMEIDKKRSEIPCYWENQPVGCQKSNCAFHHTKGRYVDGLFLPPSKTALPSPPESAEDDVKMAQLSLQQNKLSVQSNPSPQLRGVMKVENSENVPSPTHPPVVINAADDDEDDDDQLSEEGDETKTPVQQPATEAHNGLRIISTRKSNSNTKQDDNLNFGIKTLEEIKLKKLKEKTKKQGEGPSGDAVHPLQSRTIPVPEKENVRTVVRTVTLSTKQGEEPVIQLNLAERLGKRKPSTAVKNVLPLKRNLAERLGKKIEILENADKAPKRVQVPKSLKERLGLPSEQPSTETEKAAKPTGEIHVKTLEEIRLERANQRRGEPQAKPQTEGRCKTEDPPSGTRPSPAVRIKAFSGAPAERKHKRLEEEKQKPEEVPAKIKVESEPKRQSALVPSAPSKAQLAEPAGKAKAAGEVRIKTLEEIKQEKALRMQQSGENVPAPPAQPEPAPKGRRLLRITKLTAPGREEKKVVELNKPPKAVSAPAEPSDQSATNSKVQVKSLEEIMREKRQLKQHQEEKVPKEATTVPSPVEKATKGQTPASGSPEASAVSGAAFPPAKRALVRSPDDGVESPGKDAAGSPGKQAAQLLERKVKTKPKVSLKPSDGKAASPTKQALKRKAAESHRSAVAAVKPLSAAGGDAKEPAAKKAAVAVVPALPENSLVPTPGREKPKTSPEAQLGSPAAPAPPSEVSGSSSSPAAVKTRRLSSTGAGKAPLSVEDDFEKLIWEISGGKLEAEIDLDPGKDEDDLLLELSEMIDS, encoded by the exons GGAGACAGCTGCTCGTTCCGCCACTGTGAAGCCGCTCTGGGGAATGAGACCGTTTGCACCCTCTGGCAGGAGGGTCGCTGCTTCAGGAACATCTGCAGGTTCAGACACATGGAAATCGAT AAGAAGCGCAGTGAGATTCCGTGTTACTGGGAGAATCAGCCGGTGGGCTGCCAGAAATCCAACTGTGCTTTTCATCACACAAAGGGACGTTACGTTGACGGACTCTTCTTACCGCCAAGCAAAA ctgcgCTTCCCAGCCCACCCGAGTCTGCCGAAGACGACGTGAAAATGGCTCAGCTGTCACTGCAGCAGAACAAACTGTCGGTCCAGTCAAACCCCTCCCCGCAGCTCAGGGGGGTGATGAAAGTGGAGAACTCTGAAAACGTCCCGAGTCCCACACATCCTCCGGTTGTGATCAACGCCgcagatgatgatgaagatgatgatg ACCAGCTTTCTGAAGAAGGAGATGAAACTAAAACACCAGTCCAGCAACCAGCGACAGAAGCCCATAATGGATTGCGGATAATTTCCACTAGGAAATCCAACTCGAATACAAAACAAG aTGACAATTTAAATTTTGGAATAAAAACACTCGAAGAAATAAAATTGAAgaaactaaaggaaaaaacaaaaaaacaaggtg AAGGTCCTTCAGGAGATGCTGTTCATCCTCTCCAATCTCGGACTATTCCTGTGCCAGAAAAGGAAAACGTGCGCACGGTGGTGAGGACTGTGACTCTCTCTACCAAACAAG gGGAGGAGCCGGTGATCCAGCTGAATCTGGCCGAGAGACTGGGGAAGCGGAAACCGTCCACAG CTGTTAAAAACGTCCTTCCGCTGAAGCGCAACCTTGCTGAGAGGCTGGGGAAGAAGATAGAGATCCTGGAGAACGCCGACAAGGCACCCAAGCGAG TCCAAGTCCCCAAGTCTCTGAAGGAAAGGCTGGGATTGCCCTCTGAACAGCCCAGTACAGAGACAG AGAAGGCTGCTAAGCCAACAGGGGAGATCCATGTGAAAACGCTGGAGGAAATTCGGCTTGAGAGAGCTAATCAGAGACGAGGAGAGCCCCAAGCAAAACCCCAGACCGAGGGACGCTGTAAAACAGAAGATCCCCCCTCGGGGACAAGACCTTCCCCTGCAGTTCGCATCAAAGCCTTCTCAGGAGCCCCAGCTGAAAGGAAGCACAAGCGATTGGAAGAGGAGAAGCAAAAACCAGAAGAGGTTCCTGCCAAGATTAAAGTGGAGAGCGAGCCCAAGAGGCAGAGCGCGCTCGTTCCATCTGCGCCCAGCAAAGCGCAGCTGGCAGAGCCGGCCGGTAAAGCCAAGGCAGCAGGGGAGGTGCGAATTAAAACCTTGGAGGAGATCAAGCAGGAGAAAGCTCTGCGGATGCAGCAGAGCGGGGAAAATGTCCCAGCTCCACCAGCGCAGCCCGAGCCTGCCCCGAAGGGGAGGAGGTTGTTACGGATCACAAAGCTCACAG cacctggaagagaagaaaagaaggtgGTGGAGTTGAACAAGCCTCCCAAAGCCGTGTCTGCGCCTGCAGAG CCCTCTGATCAGAGTGCAACTAATTCCAAAGTTCAAGTGAAGAGCCTTGAAGAGATAATGAGGGAGAAACGGCAGCTGAAGCAGCACCAAGAGGAGAAGGTGCCGAAGGAGGCGACCACTGTGCCGTCTCCTGTGGAAAAGGCGACCAAGGGTCAAACTCCAGCATCAGGGAGTCCTGAAGCCAGCGCGGTTTCAGGGGCAGCTTTTCCGCCCGCAAAGAGAGCGTTGGTGAGATCTCCAGACGATGGGGTCGAAAGCCCAGGCAAGGATGCTGCTGGGTCCCCAGGGAAACAGGCAGCGCAGCTTCTGGAGCGCAAAGTGAAAA CCAAACCCAAGGTGAGCCTGAAGCCTTCGGACGGGAAAGCCGCCTCCCCCACCAAACAGGCCCTGAAACGGAAGGCAGCTGAGAGCCATCGCTCGGCCGTGGCCGCTGTGAAACCCCTGAGTGCTGCTGGCGGGGACGCCAAGGAGCCGGCAGCCAAAAAGGCAGCTGTG GCCGTCGTTCCTGCCTTGCCAGAGAACAGCCTGGTCCCCACGCCCGGGAGAGAGAAACCCAAAACCAG TCCTGAAGCGCAGCTGGGGAGCCCGGCGGCCCCCGCGCCGCCCTCGGAGGTCTCCGGCTCCAGCTCCTCGCCCGCGGCGGTGAAGACGCGCCGGCTGAGCTCCACGGGCGCGGGGAAGGCGCCCCTGTCCGTGGAGGACGACTTTGAGAAGCTGATTTGGGAAATCTCAGGAGGCAAACTGGAAGCAGAAATTGATCTGGACCCGGGAAAGGACGAGGACGATCTCCTTCTGGAACTTTCCGAAATGATCGACAGCTGA
- the ZC3H11A gene encoding zinc finger CCCH domain-containing protein 11A isoform X4: MSNQGDDCYFYFYSTCNKGDSCSFRHCEAALGNETVCTLWQEGRCFRNICRFRHMEIDKKRSEIPCYWENQPVGCQKSNCAFHHTKGRYVDGLFLPPSKTALPSPPESAEDDVKMAQLSLQQNKLSVQSNPSPQLRGVMKVENSENVPSPTHPPVVINAADDDEDDDDQLSEEGDETKTPVQQPATEAHNGLRIISTRKSNSNTKQDDNLNFGIKTLEEIKLKKLKEKTKKQGPSGDAVHPLQSRTIPVPEKENVRTVVRTVTLSTKQGEEPVIQLNLAERLGKRKPSTAVKNVLPLKRNLAERLGKKIEILENADKAPKRVQVPKSLKERLGLPSEQPSTETEKAAKPTGEIHVKTLEEIRLERANQRRGEPQAKPQTEGRCKTEDPPSGTRPSPAVRIKAFSGAPAERKHKRLEEEKQKPEEVPAKIKVESEPKRQSALVPSAPSKAQLAEPAGKAKAAGEVRIKTLEEIKQEKALRMQQSGENVPAPPAQPEPAPKGRRLLRITKLTAPGREEKKVVELNKPPKAVSAPAEPSDQSATNSKVQVKSLEEIMREKRQLKQHQEEKVPKEATTVPSPVEKATKGQTPASGSPEASAVSGAAFPPAKRALVRSPDDGVESPGKDAAGSPGKQAAQLLERKVKTKPKVSLKPSDGKAASPTKQALKRKAAESHRSAVAAVKPLSAAGGDAKEPAAKKAAVAVVPALPENSLVPTPGREKPKTSPEAQLGSPAAPAPPSEVSGSSSSPAAVKTRRLSSTGAGKAPLSVEDDFEKLIWEISGGKLEAEIDLDPGKDEDDLLLELSEMIDS; encoded by the exons GGAGACAGCTGCTCGTTCCGCCACTGTGAAGCCGCTCTGGGGAATGAGACCGTTTGCACCCTCTGGCAGGAGGGTCGCTGCTTCAGGAACATCTGCAGGTTCAGACACATGGAAATCGAT AAGAAGCGCAGTGAGATTCCGTGTTACTGGGAGAATCAGCCGGTGGGCTGCCAGAAATCCAACTGTGCTTTTCATCACACAAAGGGACGTTACGTTGACGGACTCTTCTTACCGCCAAGCAAAA ctgcgCTTCCCAGCCCACCCGAGTCTGCCGAAGACGACGTGAAAATGGCTCAGCTGTCACTGCAGCAGAACAAACTGTCGGTCCAGTCAAACCCCTCCCCGCAGCTCAGGGGGGTGATGAAAGTGGAGAACTCTGAAAACGTCCCGAGTCCCACACATCCTCCGGTTGTGATCAACGCCgcagatgatgatgaagatgatgatg ACCAGCTTTCTGAAGAAGGAGATGAAACTAAAACACCAGTCCAGCAACCAGCGACAGAAGCCCATAATGGATTGCGGATAATTTCCACTAGGAAATCCAACTCGAATACAAAACAAG aTGACAATTTAAATTTTGGAATAAAAACACTCGAAGAAATAAAATTGAAgaaactaaaggaaaaaacaaaaaaacaag GTCCTTCAGGAGATGCTGTTCATCCTCTCCAATCTCGGACTATTCCTGTGCCAGAAAAGGAAAACGTGCGCACGGTGGTGAGGACTGTGACTCTCTCTACCAAACAAG gGGAGGAGCCGGTGATCCAGCTGAATCTGGCCGAGAGACTGGGGAAGCGGAAACCGTCCACAG CTGTTAAAAACGTCCTTCCGCTGAAGCGCAACCTTGCTGAGAGGCTGGGGAAGAAGATAGAGATCCTGGAGAACGCCGACAAGGCACCCAAGCGAG TCCAAGTCCCCAAGTCTCTGAAGGAAAGGCTGGGATTGCCCTCTGAACAGCCCAGTACAGAGACAG AGAAGGCTGCTAAGCCAACAGGGGAGATCCATGTGAAAACGCTGGAGGAAATTCGGCTTGAGAGAGCTAATCAGAGACGAGGAGAGCCCCAAGCAAAACCCCAGACCGAGGGACGCTGTAAAACAGAAGATCCCCCCTCGGGGACAAGACCTTCCCCTGCAGTTCGCATCAAAGCCTTCTCAGGAGCCCCAGCTGAAAGGAAGCACAAGCGATTGGAAGAGGAGAAGCAAAAACCAGAAGAGGTTCCTGCCAAGATTAAAGTGGAGAGCGAGCCCAAGAGGCAGAGCGCGCTCGTTCCATCTGCGCCCAGCAAAGCGCAGCTGGCAGAGCCGGCCGGTAAAGCCAAGGCAGCAGGGGAGGTGCGAATTAAAACCTTGGAGGAGATCAAGCAGGAGAAAGCTCTGCGGATGCAGCAGAGCGGGGAAAATGTCCCAGCTCCACCAGCGCAGCCCGAGCCTGCCCCGAAGGGGAGGAGGTTGTTACGGATCACAAAGCTCACAG cacctggaagagaagaaaagaaggtgGTGGAGTTGAACAAGCCTCCCAAAGCCGTGTCTGCGCCTGCAGAG CCCTCTGATCAGAGTGCAACTAATTCCAAAGTTCAAGTGAAGAGCCTTGAAGAGATAATGAGGGAGAAACGGCAGCTGAAGCAGCACCAAGAGGAGAAGGTGCCGAAGGAGGCGACCACTGTGCCGTCTCCTGTGGAAAAGGCGACCAAGGGTCAAACTCCAGCATCAGGGAGTCCTGAAGCCAGCGCGGTTTCAGGGGCAGCTTTTCCGCCCGCAAAGAGAGCGTTGGTGAGATCTCCAGACGATGGGGTCGAAAGCCCAGGCAAGGATGCTGCTGGGTCCCCAGGGAAACAGGCAGCGCAGCTTCTGGAGCGCAAAGTGAAAA CCAAACCCAAGGTGAGCCTGAAGCCTTCGGACGGGAAAGCCGCCTCCCCCACCAAACAGGCCCTGAAACGGAAGGCAGCTGAGAGCCATCGCTCGGCCGTGGCCGCTGTGAAACCCCTGAGTGCTGCTGGCGGGGACGCCAAGGAGCCGGCAGCCAAAAAGGCAGCTGTG GCCGTCGTTCCTGCCTTGCCAGAGAACAGCCTGGTCCCCACGCCCGGGAGAGAGAAACCCAAAACCAG TCCTGAAGCGCAGCTGGGGAGCCCGGCGGCCCCCGCGCCGCCCTCGGAGGTCTCCGGCTCCAGCTCCTCGCCCGCGGCGGTGAAGACGCGCCGGCTGAGCTCCACGGGCGCGGGGAAGGCGCCCCTGTCCGTGGAGGACGACTTTGAGAAGCTGATTTGGGAAATCTCAGGAGGCAAACTGGAAGCAGAAATTGATCTGGACCCGGGAAAGGACGAGGACGATCTCCTTCTGGAACTTTCCGAAATGATCGACAGCTGA